The Nitrogeniibacter aestuarii genome has a window encoding:
- the mraY gene encoding phospho-N-acetylmuramoyl-pentapeptide-transferase, protein MLLELALWLGQDIRTFNVFGYITLRTVMAALTALAISFIFGPGVIRWLAAKKIGQAVRDDGPKSHLTKAGTPTMGGALILIAIGITTLLWGDLRNLYVWVTLLVTLGFGAVGWVDDWRKVVHRDPKGLASRWKYMWTSVIAIVAALVLGLTADTPAQTELIVPFFKGVVYPLGVGGFVILSYFVITGSSHAVNLTDGLDGLAIMPTVMVASALAIFAYVAGHAGFAKYLGVPYIAGAGELAVFCGALAGAGLGFLWFNAYPAEVFMGDVGALALGAALGTVAVVVRQEIVLFIMGGLFVAETLSVMIQVIYFKATGGKRIFRMAPLHHHYELGGWKETQVVVRFWIITIMLVLFGLSTLKLR, encoded by the coding sequence ATGTTGCTTGAGCTGGCGCTCTGGCTGGGCCAGGACATCCGGACCTTCAACGTGTTCGGCTACATCACCCTGCGAACGGTGATGGCCGCACTGACCGCACTGGCGATCTCGTTCATTTTCGGCCCGGGCGTCATCCGCTGGCTGGCTGCCAAGAAGATTGGCCAGGCGGTGCGTGACGATGGCCCCAAGTCGCATCTGACCAAGGCGGGTACGCCCACCATGGGCGGGGCGCTCATCCTTATTGCGATTGGCATCACGACGCTGCTGTGGGGCGACCTGCGCAATCTGTATGTATGGGTCACGCTCCTCGTGACCCTGGGCTTTGGTGCGGTGGGCTGGGTCGATGACTGGCGCAAGGTCGTCCATCGCGACCCGAAAGGCTTGGCCAGCCGCTGGAAGTATATGTGGACCTCGGTGATCGCCATCGTGGCGGCCCTGGTGCTGGGGCTGACCGCCGACACGCCGGCCCAGACCGAACTGATCGTGCCCTTCTTCAAGGGTGTGGTGTACCCGCTGGGCGTGGGCGGCTTCGTCATTCTGTCCTACTTCGTGATCACGGGCTCGAGCCACGCGGTCAACCTCACCGACGGACTCGATGGTCTGGCGATCATGCCCACTGTCATGGTGGCCTCGGCGCTGGCGATCTTCGCCTATGTGGCAGGCCACGCGGGCTTCGCAAAATACCTGGGCGTCCCGTACATCGCCGGTGCCGGTGAACTGGCGGTCTTCTGTGGTGCGCTGGCCGGCGCGGGCCTGGGTTTTCTGTGGTTCAACGCCTATCCGGCCGAAGTGTTCATGGGCGACGTGGGCGCACTGGCGCTTGGCGCCGCGCTGGGCACCGTGGCAGTGGTCGTGCGCCAGGAAATCGTGCTCTTCATCATGGGCGGTCTGTTCGTGGCCGAAACCCTGTCGGTGATGATCCAGGTGATCTATTTCAAGGCCACCGGCGGCAAGCGGATCTTCCGCATGGCGCCGCTGCATCACCACTACGAACTGGGTGGCTGGAAGGAAACGCAGGTGGTGGTCCGCTTCTGGATCATCACCATCATGCTGGTGCTGTTCGGTCTGTCGACCCTGAAGCTGCGGTGA